The Candidatus Schekmanbacteria bacterium genome includes the window GTAAAAGAGAGGAATTTGCTCTTTTTTCTCTTCTTGCTCGCTGTTTCAATTGTTGTATTGATATTCAGAATGTCTGTCCTTTCCCAAAAAAACACCTTTCTTGCAAAGCTCTTTGTATTTATGTTTTCGATTCTTTTTATTAGTCTTCCTTTTGCATGCCTGATAGCCATAAGGAAATCTGAGGGGGGCTTGGCATATCTATATCTTGTTTTTATGGGGACATGGGCAAGTGATTCAGGTGCTTATATAGTTGGCAAACAATGGGGAAAGAGAAAGATGTCCCCTCAAATCAGCCCTAATAAAACATATGAAGGTTTGGCAGGCGGCATATTCTTGACTATTGTAGTATTTATAATATGGCATTTTTTCAGTGGTATTTCGTTGGGATGGGCAGTATTATTAGGAATAATAATATCCTTATCAGCAACTGCAGGAGACTTAATGGAATCTTTTTTAAAAAGACAAGCTGAAGTAAAGGATTCCGGTTCGCTGATACCGGGACATGGAGGAATCTTGGATAGAATTGATGCACTTCTTTTTACTCTTCCTATATGGTATATATGCACAAAATTTTTTTTGTAAAAGGAGAGATAGAAGATGGAATTTGATGTTGAAAAAGTCTTGAAGGACATTAACAACAGAATCGACGAACTTGGGAGGCATCTTTGACCTGCCGTCGAAGAAAAAACGCCTCAGCGAACTTGAGTCGTTAATTTCGACTGAGGACTTCTGGAAAGACAAGGAGAAAGCTAAAAAGGTGCTTGCTGAGAGGAAGAATGTAGAAAAAGCCGTCAAGGAATGGGAAGCGCTGAAAAACAGATCGAAAGATTTAATGGAGCTTTTTGAGCTTTGCGCAAATGATGAAGAGGAAATGCAAAAGGAATTGGAGTCTGAAATTATAAGCTTTGAGAGAGAACTTGGGAAAAGCGAAGTAAAGATTCTTCTTTCAGGTGAAGATGACATAAAAAATGCAATCCTCACCATACACCCTGGTGCAGGAGGTACAGAATCCCAAGATTGGGCTCAGATGCTTATGAGAATGTATCTTCGCTGGGCGGAAAGAAAGGATTTTCACACTGAAATTGTCGATTTACAGCAGGGTGATGAGGCTGGAATCAAAAATGTCATAATTACTATCAATGGCGAATATGCATATGGATATTTGAAAGCAGAGACCGGTATCCATCGGCTTGTGAGGATATCTCCTTTCGATGCAAATAAGCGCCGTCATACTTCCTTTGCCTCTGTTTTCGTTACACCGGAAGTAGATGACGATATAACAATAGAGATAAAAGAAGATGAACTTAAAATTGATACATTCAGGGCAGGAGGGGCAGGAGGACAACATGTCAATAAATCTGATACAGCTGTACGCATAACACACTTGCCCACAGGAATAGTCGTTGGGTGTCAAAACGAACGCTCACAATATCAAAACAAGATGACTGCTATGAAGATTTTAAAATCGCGCTTATATGAATTGAAGCTTCAAGAAGAAAAAGAAAAGATGGACGCAATACACAGCCAAAAAAAAGATATTGCATGGGGGAATCAAATTCGTTCTTATGTTTTGCATCCCTACAGAATGGTAAAAGACCATAGGACAGGAGTTGAAGTAGGAAATGCAGATGCTGTCCTCGATGGAGATATAGACCAATTTATTGAATCTTACTTGATTGAAGCGGGGAAGCAAAAACAGAATAGTTGATAGAAAATTTAAATTAGTTGAAGGAGATAAAGTGGAAGAAGAAAACGAACTTATAGCAAGAAGAAGACAAAAACTTAAAGAATTGAGGGAAATGAATGTCAATCCATTTCCAAATGATGTACCGACGCCTGCTCCGTTAAAAAGACTTATTGATAAATACAGCTCATATTCGGATGAGGATTTCAAGGATATTCAGGATGAATACA containing:
- a CDS encoding CDP-archaeol synthase produces the protein MSNSKRYSSALILIAVVILILEKGGITGLYIALLVVSILSLLELREILAKSNLPLPRIPLIVFGLGAFYYLSIVKERNLLFFLFLLAVSIVVLIFRMSVLSQKNTFLAKLFVFMFSILFISLPFACLIAIRKSEGGLAYLYLVFMGTWASDSGAYIVGKQWGKRKMSPQISPNKTYEGLAGGIFLTIVVFIIWHFFSGISLGWAVLLGIIISLSATAGDLMESFLKRQAEVKDSGSLIPGHGGILDRIDALLFTLPIWYICTKFFL
- the prfB gene encoding peptide chain release factor 2, with the protein product MGGIFDLPSKKKRLSELESLISTEDFWKDKEKAKKVLAERKNVEKAVKEWEALKNRSKDLMELFELCANDEEEMQKELESEIISFERELGKSEVKILLSGEDDIKNAILTIHPGAGGTESQDWAQMLMRMYLRWAERKDFHTEIVDLQQGDEAGIKNVIITINGEYAYGYLKAETGIHRLVRISPFDANKRRHTSFASVFVTPEVDDDITIEIKEDELKIDTFRAGGAGGQHVNKSDTAVRITHLPTGIVVGCQNERSQYQNKMTAMKILKSRLYELKLQEEKEKMDAIHSQKKDIAWGNQIRSYVLHPYRMVKDHRTGVEVGNADAVLDGDIDQFIESYLIEAGKQKQNS